One genomic region from Haloarcula taiwanensis encodes:
- a CDS encoding 8-amino-7-oxononanoate synthase, which produces MTHGFDLNDRLEQREAQNLRRHLEVAESVSARTRFADDPKGEPPEFGDEAAVFASNNYLGLADDSRVQRAAELGARTVGTGAGASRLVTGDTRVHRRLERDLAASKRTERALVFSSGYAANIGTIDALAPDVVFSDELNHASIIDGCRVGASETVVYNHCDPDDLRAKLDTRAADVDGDEQWLVVTDSVFSMDGDIAPLSAICDAADEYGAWVMVDEAHATGLFSDSGGGVVQREGLSDRVDVQLGTLSKALASQGGYIAGDEVLIEYLLNAARSFVFSTGLSPPNAAAAQEALRIARETDRTTALWDTVATLRDGLETMGYEVLGETHILPVVVGDRSDALELADRLRDHGIVAPAIRPPTVPEGTARIRVAPMATHTDDDIARCLDAFRTAGKAVDVL; this is translated from the coding sequence ATGACTCACGGCTTCGATTTGAACGACCGACTCGAACAGCGCGAGGCACAGAACCTCCGCCGGCATCTGGAAGTCGCCGAGTCCGTCTCGGCGCGGACCCGCTTTGCCGACGACCCGAAGGGAGAACCACCGGAATTCGGGGACGAGGCCGCCGTCTTCGCCTCGAACAACTACCTCGGGCTGGCCGACGACAGCCGGGTCCAGCGAGCGGCCGAACTTGGCGCACGGACTGTCGGGACCGGCGCAGGGGCCTCACGGCTGGTCACTGGTGACACGCGGGTCCACCGCCGGCTGGAGCGCGACCTCGCGGCCTCGAAACGGACCGAGCGAGCCCTGGTGTTCTCGTCGGGCTACGCGGCCAACATCGGAACTATCGACGCGCTGGCCCCGGATGTCGTCTTTTCGGACGAACTGAACCACGCCTCGATTATCGACGGCTGTCGCGTCGGGGCGAGCGAGACGGTCGTTTACAACCACTGCGACCCGGACGACCTCCGGGCGAAACTGGACACGCGAGCGGCCGATGTCGACGGGGACGAACAGTGGCTCGTGGTCACCGATTCTGTGTTCTCGATGGACGGAGATATCGCGCCCCTGTCGGCTATCTGCGACGCCGCCGACGAGTACGGCGCGTGGGTGATGGTCGATGAGGCACACGCGACGGGGTTGTTCAGTGACAGCGGTGGCGGTGTCGTCCAGCGCGAGGGGCTGAGTGACCGCGTCGATGTGCAGTTGGGCACGCTCTCGAAGGCATTGGCGAGCCAGGGTGGCTATATCGCCGGCGACGAAGTGCTTATTGAATACCTGCTGAACGCCGCGCGGTCGTTTGTCTTCTCGACCGGCCTATCGCCACCGAACGCCGCGGCGGCTCAAGAGGCGCTGCGAATCGCTCGCGAGACTGACCGTACGACGGCGCTCTGGGACACCGTGGCGACACTCAGGGACGGGCTGGAGACCATGGGCTACGAGGTGCTTGGCGAGACGCATATTCTTCCGGTCGTCGTCGGCGACCGTAGCGACGCGCTGGAGCTGGCCGACCGCCTGCGCGACCACGGTATCGTTGCCCCTGCGATTCGGCCGCCGACGGTACCAGAGGGGACCGCTCGTATCCGGGTCGCGCCGATGGCGACACATACCGACGACGACATTGCGCGGTGTCTCGACGCTTTCCGAACCGCGGGCAAAGCGGTGGATGTGCTATGA
- a CDS encoding cytochrome C oxidase subunit I → MLNRAIVEGTALAVLALAVLLLWLRERQKARPESDGGYTTREEIEFEIGRLQSEVYRWLTTTDHRDIGLLYIAFGTAAGLWGGVDAMMLRTELLTPPADIWTPETYNALFTTHGLTMLIFFVLPVFFGIGNYVLPLLIGADDMAFPRVNAVGFWLLPPALLLVRMGLLIQVLGQVLNLVLPADAIRFFLTMREVSVGWTLYAPLSVQQPNPQIDLLLLGLHLSGIATTVGAINFITTIVYERGEGVSWANLDIFSWNMLVTSGIALFAFPLLGSALVMLLLDRNLGTAFFATEGGGAILWQHLFWFWGHPEVYILFLPATGLMSLILPKFVGRKLFGYQFIVYSTLGLGVLSFGVWAHHMFTTSADPRVKLSFMAVSIAIAVPSAIKVFNWITTMWEGDIRLTAPFILCAGGIGTFIVGGVTGVFLAVIPVDILYHGTYYVVGHFHLIVVGIIPFLMIAASYYWYPLITGRWYDTRLARFQSLLIVFGSFVTFMTLLVIGGLGLPRRQAIYPPEYQFAQQIATVGGYVIGLSALLWLYNMLVSYWRGTPVTTTDPWGLKATNQFTREWQWFEQRLMDKYDMEPTEPETTRRSYAPEAEPTGLAGGVGTVAQTVSRNAWMAAAGGFVGTVLMSGGLITAILIGVLDPVSFGEIAELVGLPASPAIGAVLFLIGGTVTWPLLFLAFSDYLPGRLLFETGLVFATLISSGFAIAFYTGQSGLAFVGYLTFVVVSHWAYGIGLTVTFQYLKSDEVLQTRTDGGG, encoded by the coding sequence ATGCTGAACAGGGCTATCGTCGAGGGGACCGCCCTGGCCGTGCTGGCGCTGGCGGTGCTTCTTCTGTGGCTCCGGGAGCGGCAGAAAGCACGACCGGAGAGCGACGGCGGCTACACGACCCGAGAGGAGATTGAATTCGAAATCGGTCGACTCCAGTCTGAAGTGTACCGCTGGCTGACGACAACGGACCACCGGGATATCGGTCTGCTCTACATCGCGTTCGGCACTGCCGCCGGTCTATGGGGCGGTGTCGACGCGATGATGCTCCGGACAGAACTGCTGACGCCGCCGGCGGACATCTGGACGCCGGAAACGTACAACGCGCTGTTTACAACGCACGGGCTGACGATGCTGATATTCTTCGTCCTGCCCGTGTTCTTTGGCATCGGGAACTACGTCCTGCCGCTGCTCATCGGGGCCGACGATATGGCATTTCCGCGGGTCAACGCCGTCGGGTTCTGGCTCTTGCCCCCGGCGCTGCTGCTCGTCCGGATGGGCCTCCTGATTCAGGTGCTCGGCCAGGTGCTGAATCTGGTCCTCCCGGCCGACGCCATCCGGTTTTTCCTCACGATGCGGGAGGTGAGCGTCGGCTGGACGCTGTACGCCCCGCTGTCGGTCCAGCAACCGAACCCACAGATTGACCTGCTGTTGCTCGGCTTGCATCTCTCCGGCATCGCCACCACGGTCGGAGCCATCAACTTCATCACCACAATCGTCTACGAGCGCGGTGAGGGCGTCAGCTGGGCAAATCTCGACATCTTCTCGTGGAATATGCTTGTCACAAGCGGGATTGCGCTGTTCGCCTTCCCGCTGCTCGGGAGCGCTCTCGTGATGCTCCTGCTCGACCGAAACCTCGGGACGGCCTTCTTCGCCACCGAGGGCGGCGGTGCCATCCTCTGGCAACACCTGTTCTGGTTCTGGGGCCACCCCGAAGTGTACATCCTCTTTCTCCCGGCGACGGGGCTGATGAGCCTCATCCTGCCGAAGTTCGTCGGCCGCAAACTGTTCGGCTACCAGTTCATCGTCTACTCGACGCTGGGGCTCGGCGTCCTCTCCTTTGGCGTCTGGGCCCATCACATGTTCACGACAAGTGCTGACCCGCGGGTCAAACTCTCCTTTATGGCCGTCTCCATCGCCATCGCCGTCCCGAGCGCCATCAAGGTGTTCAACTGGATCACGACGATGTGGGAAGGGGACATCCGGCTGACTGCGCCATTTATTCTGTGTGCCGGCGGCATCGGGACGTTCATCGTCGGCGGCGTCACCGGCGTGTTCCTCGCCGTCATCCCCGTCGACATCCTCTATCACGGGACCTACTACGTCGTCGGGCACTTCCATCTCATCGTCGTCGGTATCATTCCGTTCCTGATGATCGCCGCGAGCTACTACTGGTACCCGCTCATCACCGGCCGGTGGTACGACACGCGGCTGGCGCGGTTCCAGTCGCTGCTCATCGTCTTTGGCTCGTTCGTGACGTTCATGACGTTGCTGGTCATCGGCGGGCTGGGGCTCCCGCGGCGGCAGGCCATCTACCCGCCGGAGTACCAGTTCGCCCAGCAGATTGCGACGGTGGGCGGCTACGTCATCGGCCTGAGCGCCCTGCTGTGGCTGTACAACATGCTCGTCTCCTACTGGCGGGGGACGCCCGTGACGACGACGGACCCGTGGGGGCTGAAGGCGACGAACCAGTTCACCCGCGAGTGGCAGTGGTTCGAACAGCGGCTGATGGACAAGTACGACATGGAGCCGACGGAGCCGGAGACGACGCGGCGCTCCTACGCCCCTGAAGCCGAACCGACTGGGCTGGCCGGCGGCGTCGGCACCGTCGCCCAGACGGTCTCTCGGAACGCCTGGATGGCCGCAGCCGGCGGCTTCGTCGGGACAGTCCTGATGAGTGGCGGACTTATTACAGCGATACTCATCGGCGTCCTCGACCCCGTCTCGTTCGGTGAAATCGCCGAACTGGTCGGACTGCCCGCGAGCCCGGCCATCGGCGCAGTCCTGTTCCTCATCGGCGGGACCGTCACCTGGCCGCTCCTGTTCCTTGCGTTCTCCGACTACCTCCCCGGTCGCCTGCTGTTCGAAACCGGGCTGGTGTTTGCGACGCTCATCTCCAGCGGGTTCGCCATCGCCTTCTACACCGGCCAGAGCGGGCTCGCGTTCGTCGGCTACCTCACCTTCGTCGTCGTCTCCCACTGGGCGTACGGCATCGGGCTGACCGTGACCTTCCAGTATCTCAAATCGGACGAGGTGCTACAGACCCGGACCGATGGGGGCGGCTGA
- a CDS encoding DNA starvation/stationary phase protection protein has protein sequence MPTQEHVRREFGEVEENELRLDKEKSEQVINALNQDLADTYTLYHQVKKHHWNVEGAEFRDLHLFLGDAAEHAEEAADELAERAQALGGTPIAGGKAQEEHASVEPEGQDVYDIRTSLENDLEMYGDVIESLRDHIDLAENLGDHATAQILREIIVQTEEDAHHIEHYLEDDTLVMD, from the coding sequence ATGCCAACACAAGAGCACGTCCGACGCGAGTTCGGGGAAGTCGAAGAGAACGAACTCCGCCTCGACAAGGAGAAGTCCGAGCAGGTAATCAACGCGCTGAATCAGGACCTGGCAGACACGTACACGCTGTATCATCAGGTCAAGAAGCACCACTGGAACGTTGAGGGTGCTGAGTTCCGCGACCTCCACCTGTTCCTCGGCGACGCCGCCGAGCACGCCGAAGAGGCGGCCGACGAGCTTGCAGAGCGAGCGCAGGCTCTCGGTGGCACGCCCATCGCCGGTGGCAAGGCACAGGAAGAGCACGCATCGGTAGAACCGGAAGGGCAGGACGTGTACGACATCCGGACGTCGCTCGAAAACGACCTCGAGATGTACGGCGACGTCATCGAGTCGCTCCGTGACCACATCGATCTCGCGGAGAACCTCGGCGACCACGCCACGGCGCAGATCCTCCGTGAAATCATCGTGCAGACGGAAGAAGACGCCCACCACATCGAGCACTACCTCGAAGACGACACGCTCGTCATGGACTAA
- a CDS encoding dethiobiotin synthase encodes MSDTSGDSGSDRGTGHIAADGVFVVGTDTGVGKTVMTAGLTGWLRDAGTEAVAIKPCQTGHPPDDDAAFVESVCGTADAAVCLERLSPPLAPEVAARESAEDVTLSYEAIRDGVADIVAGSETAVVEGIGGLRVPLADGREVIDLVGDVGLPALVVARSGLGTLNHTALTVQALRRRGVPVVGVVLNEYEGATTAERTNPEVIERMTGCAVWSVPPLDIEPADCVVDVLRTHLPQSVLQPALKQ; translated from the coding sequence ATGAGCGACACAAGTGGGGATTCGGGCTCTGACCGCGGGACTGGCCACATCGCTGCGGACGGCGTGTTTGTCGTCGGCACCGACACCGGCGTCGGCAAGACGGTTATGACCGCCGGGCTGACGGGCTGGCTACGGGACGCGGGTACGGAGGCGGTCGCTATCAAGCCCTGCCAGACCGGACATCCGCCGGACGACGACGCGGCGTTCGTCGAGTCCGTCTGCGGGACCGCGGACGCCGCAGTCTGTCTGGAACGGTTGTCGCCGCCACTGGCACCGGAAGTGGCCGCGAGAGAATCAGCCGAGGATGTCACGCTTTCCTACGAGGCGATTCGCGACGGGGTCGCCGACATCGTAGCAGGGAGCGAGACAGCCGTCGTCGAAGGTATCGGCGGCCTGCGTGTCCCGCTGGCGGACGGTCGAGAGGTCATCGACCTCGTCGGGGATGTCGGGCTTCCTGCGCTGGTCGTCGCCCGTTCGGGGCTTGGCACGCTCAATCACACGGCGCTAACAGTCCAGGCGCTCCGCCGGAGAGGCGTGCCAGTCGTCGGTGTCGTGCTCAACGAATACGAAGGTGCGACGACCGCAGAACGCACGAATCCGGAGGTAATCGAGCGGATGACTGGATGTGCCGTCTGGTCCGTTCCACCGCTTGACATCGAACCGGCGGACTGCGTGGTTGACGTCCTCAGAACGCATCTCCCGCAGTCAGTGTTACAGCCGGCTCTCAAGCAGTAG
- a CDS encoding transcriptional regulator produces the protein MDDIRFAVLGTGGIGRRTLEVSQHKDGLTAVAACDRNGVAIDHDGLDVDELLAATEGNIASGPQDGGFDDDVATDGGAAAAKSDGVKQHGEEAGIIASEQGKPTETPIDDVIHESDAVDAVLLALPNLEHDFIPRVAERFAEADYEGVMIDVLKRSRVIGMLDDREAKLKESGITFVCGAGATPGFLTGAAALAAQSFVEVEEVEIWWGVGLKSGYEDNRGTVREDIAHLDGYDIETAREMSEAEIEELIDEHDGVLEFHDMEHADDVLLERAGICDAEDVHVGGVLDVRSDEKPTTTTVSVTGTTFDGETGTNTFELDDVTSMEANVNGPALGYLKAGVRNNRAGHYGVFGPADLMPGF, from the coding sequence ATGGACGACATACGCTTTGCAGTGCTTGGAACCGGTGGTATCGGACGGCGGACGCTCGAAGTCTCACAGCACAAGGACGGCCTCACCGCCGTCGCGGCCTGTGACCGCAACGGCGTGGCGATCGACCACGACGGTCTCGACGTGGACGAACTGCTGGCGGCGACGGAAGGCAATATCGCGAGTGGGCCACAAGACGGCGGATTCGACGACGACGTTGCGACCGACGGCGGCGCGGCCGCCGCCAAATCCGACGGCGTCAAACAGCACGGCGAGGAGGCCGGCATTATCGCAAGCGAACAGGGGAAACCCACAGAAACGCCCATCGACGACGTTATCCACGAGAGCGACGCTGTCGACGCCGTTCTGCTGGCACTGCCGAACCTCGAACACGATTTCATCCCGCGCGTGGCCGAGCGCTTCGCTGAGGCCGACTACGAGGGAGTCATGATAGATGTGCTCAAGCGCTCCCGCGTCATCGGGATGCTCGACGACCGCGAGGCGAAACTGAAGGAGTCGGGCATCACGTTCGTCTGCGGGGCGGGCGCGACCCCCGGCTTCCTGACCGGCGCGGCGGCGCTCGCCGCCCAGTCCTTCGTCGAGGTCGAGGAAGTCGAGATCTGGTGGGGCGTCGGCCTCAAGTCCGGCTACGAGGACAACCGGGGGACGGTCCGGGAGGACATCGCCCATCTCGACGGCTACGACATCGAGACAGCCCGGGAGATGAGCGAAGCAGAAATCGAGGAACTCATCGACGAACACGACGGCGTGCTTGAGTTCCACGACATGGAGCACGCCGACGACGTGCTACTGGAGCGTGCGGGCATCTGTGACGCCGAGGACGTCCACGTCGGCGGCGTCCTCGACGTGCGCTCGGACGAGAAACCGACCACGACGACGGTCAGCGTGACGGGCACAACATTCGACGGAGAAACGGGAACGAATACCTTCGAATTGGATGATGTGACGAGCATGGAGGCCAACGTCAACGGGCCGGCACTGGGTTATCTGAAAGCCGGCGTCCGCAACAACCGCGCCGGGCACTACGGTGTGTTCGGCCCTGCCGACCTGATGCCCGGCTTCTGA
- a CDS encoding acetyl-CoA synthetase → MGRLSTLFAPERVAVVGATDSEGSVGHAVTTNLLDSFTGEVVAVNPNKEAVHGLLCYDNLAGLDDPGSVDVAVVVVPPTVAVDVIENAGEAGIENVVVITAGFGETGSDGAERERRLREAAREYDLNLVGPNSLGVMSTPVGLNATFGNVMASDGDISFMSQSGAFITAVLDWAAERDVGFKDIVSLGNKAVLDESDFVAEWGDDPDTDVILGYLEDINDGSSFVQTAREVTQDTPIVLVKSGRTDAGASAAASHTGAMAGSERAYEAGLDKAGTLRVESVQELFDYAQILAGQPLPDGDEIAIVTNAGGPGVMTTDAVGDSDLQLAQFGDETFSRLREEMPDEANIYNPVDIIGDAPAERFETALETVLADDNVSMAVVVACPTAVLSFEELAERVVEQQERFEKPVAATLMGGKSVDAGANVLSEAGVPNYFDPARAVGSLDALRRYREIRATEYEEPTTFDVDRERAREILESGARRGSNRLGVEAMELLDAYGIPTPQGDVVSSPVEAEAIAEEIGDDVVMKIVSPDILHKSDIGGVEVGVPVEDVRDTYEDLVVRARNYQEDATILGVQVQEMVDLDNGVETILGMNRDPQFGPLLLFGLGGIFVEVLEDNTVSVAPVSETEARGMLDDIDSAPLLRGARGRDPVDEATLVETIQRLSQLVTDFPAIVELDINPLVATPDGVQAVDLRLTLDQEKL, encoded by the coding sequence ATGGGACGATTATCGACGTTGTTTGCGCCGGAACGTGTCGCAGTGGTCGGGGCGACCGATTCGGAGGGGTCCGTCGGTCACGCGGTCACCACGAACCTGCTTGATTCGTTTACAGGGGAGGTCGTGGCCGTGAACCCGAACAAAGAGGCAGTACATGGATTGCTGTGTTACGACAACCTCGCCGGCCTGGATGACCCTGGGTCGGTCGATGTTGCCGTCGTCGTCGTGCCGCCGACGGTGGCGGTCGATGTCATCGAGAACGCCGGGGAAGCGGGTATCGAAAACGTCGTCGTTATTACTGCTGGCTTCGGTGAAACCGGCAGTGACGGGGCCGAACGCGAGCGACGGCTCCGCGAGGCGGCCCGCGAATACGACCTGAATCTGGTCGGCCCGAACAGCCTCGGCGTGATGTCGACACCCGTCGGGCTCAACGCCACCTTCGGCAATGTGATGGCCAGCGACGGCGACATCTCTTTTATGAGCCAGTCGGGCGCGTTCATCACCGCCGTGCTGGACTGGGCCGCCGAGCGCGACGTTGGCTTCAAAGACATCGTCTCGCTCGGGAACAAGGCGGTACTCGACGAGAGCGACTTCGTCGCCGAGTGGGGCGACGACCCCGATACCGACGTTATCCTGGGCTATCTTGAGGACATCAACGACGGGTCGTCGTTCGTACAGACGGCTCGTGAGGTGACACAGGACACGCCGATTGTCCTCGTCAAGTCCGGCCGGACGGACGCGGGTGCGAGCGCGGCGGCCTCCCATACCGGCGCAATGGCCGGATCGGAGCGGGCCTACGAGGCGGGCCTCGACAAAGCCGGGACGCTCCGCGTCGAATCCGTACAGGAACTGTTCGACTACGCCCAGATTCTCGCGGGCCAGCCGCTCCCGGACGGAGACGAAATCGCTATCGTGACGAACGCCGGCGGTCCCGGCGTGATGACGACCGACGCGGTCGGCGACTCGGACCTGCAACTCGCGCAGTTCGGTGACGAGACGTTCTCCCGGCTCCGCGAGGAGATGCCCGACGAGGCCAACATCTACAACCCAGTCGACATCATCGGCGATGCGCCTGCGGAACGCTTCGAGACAGCACTGGAAACGGTGCTGGCGGACGACAATGTCTCGATGGCCGTCGTCGTTGCCTGCCCGACAGCAGTGCTTTCCTTCGAGGAACTCGCGGAACGCGTCGTCGAGCAGCAGGAGCGGTTCGAGAAGCCCGTTGCGGCGACACTGATGGGCGGGAAGTCGGTCGATGCCGGTGCGAACGTCCTGAGCGAGGCGGGCGTGCCGAACTACTTCGACCCGGCCCGCGCCGTCGGGAGTCTGGACGCGCTCAGACGCTATCGTGAGATCAGGGCGACCGAGTACGAGGAGCCGACGACCTTCGACGTGGACCGCGAGCGGGCCCGCGAGATACTCGAATCCGGTGCCCGGCGCGGGTCGAATCGGCTCGGTGTGGAAGCGATGGAACTGCTTGACGCGTACGGGATTCCGACACCGCAGGGCGATGTCGTCTCCTCACCCGTCGAAGCAGAGGCTATCGCGGAGGAGATCGGCGACGACGTGGTGATGAAAATCGTCAGCCCGGACATCCTGCACAAGTCGGACATCGGCGGCGTCGAGGTCGGTGTCCCCGTCGAAGACGTCCGAGATACCTACGAGGACCTCGTCGTCAGGGCGCGCAACTATCAGGAGGACGCGACGATTCTCGGCGTTCAGGTACAGGAGATGGTCGACCTCGACAACGGCGTCGAGACGATCCTCGGAATGAACCGCGACCCGCAGTTCGGGCCACTGCTGTTGTTCGGCCTCGGCGGTATTTTCGTCGAGGTGCTCGAAGACAACACTGTCAGTGTCGCCCCTGTCAGCGAGACCGAGGCAAGAGGGATGCTCGACGACATCGACTCCGCACCGCTGTTGCGCGGTGCGAGGGGCCGCGACCCCGTCGACGAAGCGACGCTCGTCGAAACCATCCAGCGGCTCTCGCAACTCGTCACTGACTTCCCCGCTATCGTCGAACTGGACATCAACCCCCTCGTCGCGACGCCCGACGGGGTGCAGGCGGTCGACCTGCGGCTCACCCTCGACCAGGAGAAACTATGA
- a CDS encoding cox-type terminal oxidase subunit III, whose amino-acid sequence MAGSTETGTEHVAEDGHEHRSRWPLVAAIGAASLYLSVGLVFVGLDLVPTVVPLALGVLGAGGLVAGLAGWANEAFIADYLQRPGDSSADLYATTMILFLVSDVATFAAGFVYYAVIRAGSWPPAHLPPLLGSLVVVNTALLLASSVTLHYGHEALEDGNRKRFLGLLGVTLALGVVFLGGQVYEYYEFVAVEGFGIGSGAFGSAFYGLTGLHGLHVALGVLLLGIAFGRALRGHYTPERDTAIRTTSLYWHFVDLVWVVLVVVLYVGAAL is encoded by the coding sequence ATGGCTGGTTCGACGGAGACGGGAACCGAACACGTCGCCGAAGACGGCCACGAACACCGGAGTCGATGGCCGCTCGTCGCTGCAATCGGTGCCGCGTCGCTGTATCTGAGCGTTGGTCTGGTGTTCGTCGGGCTGGACCTGGTTCCGACCGTAGTCCCGCTCGCGCTAGGCGTACTCGGCGCGGGCGGTCTCGTCGCGGGGCTCGCTGGCTGGGCCAACGAGGCGTTCATCGCCGACTACCTGCAGCGGCCCGGAGACTCCAGCGCAGACCTGTACGCCACGACGATGATCCTGTTCCTCGTCTCCGACGTGGCGACGTTCGCCGCTGGCTTCGTCTACTACGCCGTCATCCGGGCCGGGTCGTGGCCGCCGGCCCACCTCCCGCCGCTGCTCGGCTCGCTCGTGGTCGTCAACACGGCGCTACTTCTCGCTAGCAGTGTGACGCTCCACTACGGGCATGAGGCACTCGAAGACGGAAACCGGAAGCGGTTCCTCGGCCTGCTCGGGGTGACGCTCGCGCTCGGCGTCGTCTTCCTCGGCGGACAGGTGTACGAGTACTACGAGTTCGTTGCCGTGGAGGGCTTCGGCATCGGCTCGGGGGCGTTCGGGAGCGCGTTCTACGGCCTGACCGGCCTCCACGGCCTGCACGTCGCGCTCGGCGTCCTGCTGCTCGGTATCGCGTTCGGTCGCGCGCTCCGGGGCCACTACACGCCCGAGCGGGACACGGCTATCCGGACCACGTCGCTCTACTGGCACTTCGTCGACCTCGTGTGGGTGGTCCTCGTTGTCGTCCTCTACGTCGGCGCTGCGCTCTGA
- a CDS encoding biotin synthase BioB translates to MVYETGNQTVDDAVARVLDGERLDRRDGLALIAQPVDDLAAGADYVRTQLGDDTVDACSIVNAKAGNCAEDCGFCAQSVHFDTGIDNYGFLGPEKILEAAQRAERDGAQRFGIVVAEKGVSKENRPEEWEEVLEAIRLVRDETDVEVDASLGILTEEEAAILADEGLNHYNHNIETSPRYFPEVVQTHTFEKRVETLRVAKDAGMDLCAGVILGMGESPTDRVDAAMALQDIGISSLPVNILNPVAGTPMAEQGLPDITTEEVVKTIAVYRLLHPESRVRLTGGREVNLDTDGQVAALEAGADGILTGDYLTTEGQTAADDLEIMAEAGLEPNTEANEFDPEAVKERATDETDTETAAGTAQTKSELKSDD, encoded by the coding sequence GTGGTTTACGAGACGGGCAACCAAACGGTAGACGACGCCGTCGCCCGCGTGCTTGACGGCGAACGCCTCGACCGCCGGGACGGGCTAGCACTCATCGCACAGCCGGTCGACGACCTGGCGGCCGGGGCCGACTACGTCCGCACGCAACTGGGCGACGACACGGTTGATGCGTGTTCAATCGTAAACGCCAAAGCCGGCAACTGCGCGGAAGACTGTGGCTTCTGCGCCCAGTCGGTCCACTTCGACACCGGCATCGACAACTACGGCTTCCTCGGCCCCGAGAAGATACTGGAGGCCGCACAGCGGGCAGAGCGCGACGGCGCACAGCGGTTCGGAATCGTCGTCGCCGAGAAGGGCGTCTCGAAGGAGAACCGCCCGGAGGAGTGGGAGGAGGTCCTCGAAGCCATCCGCCTCGTCCGTGACGAGACGGACGTGGAGGTCGACGCCAGCCTCGGCATCCTCACGGAGGAGGAAGCGGCGATTCTGGCCGACGAGGGGCTGAACCACTACAATCACAACATCGAGACCTCGCCCCGATACTTCCCGGAGGTCGTCCAGACCCACACCTTCGAGAAGCGGGTCGAGACGCTCCGGGTCGCCAAGGACGCCGGCATGGACCTATGTGCCGGCGTAATTCTTGGGATGGGCGAGTCCCCGACGGACCGAGTCGACGCGGCGATGGCCCTGCAAGATATCGGGATCTCCTCGCTTCCGGTGAACATCCTGAACCCGGTCGCTGGAACCCCCATGGCCGAACAGGGGCTGCCCGACATCACGACCGAGGAGGTCGTCAAGACCATCGCAGTGTATCGCCTGCTCCATCCCGAATCCCGCGTGCGCCTGACCGGCGGGCGCGAGGTAAATCTCGATACGGACGGACAGGTGGCCGCACTGGAGGCCGGCGCGGACGGCATTCTCACTGGTGACTACCTCACTACTGAGGGCCAGACGGCCGCCGACGACCTCGAAATCATGGCGGAGGCCGGGCTCGAACCGAACACCGAAGCAAACGAGTTCGACCCCGAGGCGGTCAAAGAACGCGCGACCGACGAGACAGACACCGAGACGGCGGCAGGAACAGCACAGACCAAATCAGAGCTCAAATCCGACGACTGA